The Juglans regia cultivar Chandler chromosome 2, Walnut 2.0, whole genome shotgun sequence genome includes a window with the following:
- the LOC108997944 gene encoding uncharacterized protein LOC108997944 isoform X1 → MQEPYSSFNKLCQSIFPRWMRPNTSKGAWEILQSEFQGNAKDMICSIAELESDRQPLAMRYDRKTKDTTIGIMQLPLKTAEWLVSELGYRSYEGEGNPDFLFRPFVSIYLGAAYIQWLCNFEHTERSEEFIVRSYKRGPKKATHKSTLAYWKRYLSVKECLPSRKLFDNGPLSNDASTSTTPAPASQTPGVVYTYWDSRASPEDMEELWNHPEVLKEWTKSGERRGKVRFSHDDSKRPYLSRVELKAVAEIILSKHFSTKAVKPTVLCALAEVVNMRFVNGVGPRPGIMGIDYSTAFWLYMELGYKAYRIDSVDDLTKPFVSMYFGAAYLAWLSEYEGRERTPQFVVQAFIAGPKNANLQETGPICLKFQQTLSNYEDTKRDEVGCTIL, encoded by the exons ATGCAAGAGCCTTATTCATCCTTCAACAAGCTGTGTCAATCAATCTTTCCAAGATGGATGAGGCCTAATACTTCAAAAGGAGCATGGGAAATTCTGCAGTCCGAATTTCAAGGAAATGCAAAG GATATGATATGTTCTATTGCTGAACTTGAAAGCGACAGACAACCCCTTGCTATGAGGTATGACCGAAAAACTAAGGATACTACTATAGGGATCATGCAACTTCCACTAAAAACTGCTGAGTGGCTGGTCAG TGAGTTGGGGTACAGGTCATATGAAGGGGAGGGGAATCCAGATTTTCTATTCCGGCCTTTTGTAAGCATATATCTTGGTGCTGCTTACATTCAGTGGTTATGCAATTTTGAGCATAc AGAAAGAAGTGAAGAGTTCATAGTTAGGTCATATAAAAGGGGTCCAAAAAAGGCAACTCATAAATCAACTTTGGCATATTGGAAACGGTATCTTTCAGTCAAAGAATGTCTTCCATCCAG aaaattatttgataatGGTCCTTTGTCGAATGATGCTTCAACATCTACAACACCTGCACCTGCTTCACAAACTCCTG GCGTTGTTTACACATATTGGGACTCTAGAGCTTCTCCAGAGGACATGGAAGAATTGTGGAATCATCCTGAGGTCCTTAAAGAGTGGACTAAATCTGGAGAGAGACGGGGAAAAGTGCGATTTTCCCATGATGACAGCAAAAGGCCCTATCTCTCACGGGTGGAACTAAAG GCAGTTGCTGAAATCATTTTGTCAAAACACTTCAGCACAAAAGCAGTTAAACCT ACAGTTCTTTGTGCTCTTGCGGAGGTTGTTAACATGCGTTTTGTCAATGGAGTTGGCCCCCGTCCTGGAATAATGGGAATTGACTATTCAACAGCTTTCTGGCTTTACAT GGAGTTGGGCTACAAGGCTTATAGAATTGATTCTGTTGACGATCTAACCAAGCCATTCGTGTCAATGTATTTTGGTGCGGCATATTTGGCATGGTTATCAGAATATGAAGGGAG GGAAAGAACTCCACAGTTTGTTGTTCAGGCTTTTATTGCCGGGCCAAAGAATGCGAATCTTCAGGAGACAGGTCCAATTTGTCTCAAATTCCAGCAAACATTGAGTAATTATGAAGACACGAAGAG GGATGAAGTGGGCTGCACCATCTTGTAA
- the LOC108997944 gene encoding uncharacterized protein LOC108997944 isoform X2, whose protein sequence is MWTNEDFNSQSKQDMICSIAELESDRQPLAMRYDRKTKDTTIGIMQLPLKTAEWLVSELGYRSYEGEGNPDFLFRPFVSIYLGAAYIQWLCNFEHTERSEEFIVRSYKRGPKKATHKSTLAYWKRYLSVKECLPSRKLFDNGPLSNDASTSTTPAPASQTPGVVYTYWDSRASPEDMEELWNHPEVLKEWTKSGERRGKVRFSHDDSKRPYLSRVELKAVAEIILSKHFSTKAVKPTVLCALAEVVNMRFVNGVGPRPGIMGIDYSTAFWLYMELGYKAYRIDSVDDLTKPFVSMYFGAAYLAWLSEYEGRERTPQFVVQAFIAGPKNANLQETGPICLKFQQTLSNYEDTKRDEVGCTIL, encoded by the exons ATGTGGACCAATGAGGACTTCAACTCACAATCAAAGCAG GATATGATATGTTCTATTGCTGAACTTGAAAGCGACAGACAACCCCTTGCTATGAGGTATGACCGAAAAACTAAGGATACTACTATAGGGATCATGCAACTTCCACTAAAAACTGCTGAGTGGCTGGTCAG TGAGTTGGGGTACAGGTCATATGAAGGGGAGGGGAATCCAGATTTTCTATTCCGGCCTTTTGTAAGCATATATCTTGGTGCTGCTTACATTCAGTGGTTATGCAATTTTGAGCATAc AGAAAGAAGTGAAGAGTTCATAGTTAGGTCATATAAAAGGGGTCCAAAAAAGGCAACTCATAAATCAACTTTGGCATATTGGAAACGGTATCTTTCAGTCAAAGAATGTCTTCCATCCAG aaaattatttgataatGGTCCTTTGTCGAATGATGCTTCAACATCTACAACACCTGCACCTGCTTCACAAACTCCTG GCGTTGTTTACACATATTGGGACTCTAGAGCTTCTCCAGAGGACATGGAAGAATTGTGGAATCATCCTGAGGTCCTTAAAGAGTGGACTAAATCTGGAGAGAGACGGGGAAAAGTGCGATTTTCCCATGATGACAGCAAAAGGCCCTATCTCTCACGGGTGGAACTAAAG GCAGTTGCTGAAATCATTTTGTCAAAACACTTCAGCACAAAAGCAGTTAAACCT ACAGTTCTTTGTGCTCTTGCGGAGGTTGTTAACATGCGTTTTGTCAATGGAGTTGGCCCCCGTCCTGGAATAATGGGAATTGACTATTCAACAGCTTTCTGGCTTTACAT GGAGTTGGGCTACAAGGCTTATAGAATTGATTCTGTTGACGATCTAACCAAGCCATTCGTGTCAATGTATTTTGGTGCGGCATATTTGGCATGGTTATCAGAATATGAAGGGAG GGAAAGAACTCCACAGTTTGTTGTTCAGGCTTTTATTGCCGGGCCAAAGAATGCGAATCTTCAGGAGACAGGTCCAATTTGTCTCAAATTCCAGCAAACATTGAGTAATTATGAAGACACGAAGAG GGATGAAGTGGGCTGCACCATCTTGTAA
- the LOC108997944 gene encoding uncharacterized protein LOC108997944 isoform X3: protein MICSIAELESDRQPLAMRYDRKTKDTTIGIMQLPLKTAEWLVSELGYRSYEGEGNPDFLFRPFVSIYLGAAYIQWLCNFEHTERSEEFIVRSYKRGPKKATHKSTLAYWKRYLSVKECLPSRKLFDNGPLSNDASTSTTPAPASQTPGVVYTYWDSRASPEDMEELWNHPEVLKEWTKSGERRGKVRFSHDDSKRPYLSRVELKAVAEIILSKHFSTKAVKPTVLCALAEVVNMRFVNGVGPRPGIMGIDYSTAFWLYMELGYKAYRIDSVDDLTKPFVSMYFGAAYLAWLSEYEGRERTPQFVVQAFIAGPKNANLQETGPICLKFQQTLSNYEDTKRDEVGCTIL, encoded by the exons ATGATATGTTCTATTGCTGAACTTGAAAGCGACAGACAACCCCTTGCTATGAGGTATGACCGAAAAACTAAGGATACTACTATAGGGATCATGCAACTTCCACTAAAAACTGCTGAGTGGCTGGTCAG TGAGTTGGGGTACAGGTCATATGAAGGGGAGGGGAATCCAGATTTTCTATTCCGGCCTTTTGTAAGCATATATCTTGGTGCTGCTTACATTCAGTGGTTATGCAATTTTGAGCATAc AGAAAGAAGTGAAGAGTTCATAGTTAGGTCATATAAAAGGGGTCCAAAAAAGGCAACTCATAAATCAACTTTGGCATATTGGAAACGGTATCTTTCAGTCAAAGAATGTCTTCCATCCAG aaaattatttgataatGGTCCTTTGTCGAATGATGCTTCAACATCTACAACACCTGCACCTGCTTCACAAACTCCTG GCGTTGTTTACACATATTGGGACTCTAGAGCTTCTCCAGAGGACATGGAAGAATTGTGGAATCATCCTGAGGTCCTTAAAGAGTGGACTAAATCTGGAGAGAGACGGGGAAAAGTGCGATTTTCCCATGATGACAGCAAAAGGCCCTATCTCTCACGGGTGGAACTAAAG GCAGTTGCTGAAATCATTTTGTCAAAACACTTCAGCACAAAAGCAGTTAAACCT ACAGTTCTTTGTGCTCTTGCGGAGGTTGTTAACATGCGTTTTGTCAATGGAGTTGGCCCCCGTCCTGGAATAATGGGAATTGACTATTCAACAGCTTTCTGGCTTTACAT GGAGTTGGGCTACAAGGCTTATAGAATTGATTCTGTTGACGATCTAACCAAGCCATTCGTGTCAATGTATTTTGGTGCGGCATATTTGGCATGGTTATCAGAATATGAAGGGAG GGAAAGAACTCCACAGTTTGTTGTTCAGGCTTTTATTGCCGGGCCAAAGAATGCGAATCTTCAGGAGACAGGTCCAATTTGTCTCAAATTCCAGCAAACATTGAGTAATTATGAAGACACGAAGAG GGATGAAGTGGGCTGCACCATCTTGTAA